The sequence AGCGGTATTCAAGGAATGAAATACCCTCGAGTTCCGTACCTTTGGTAACCTCATTCCACCATTCTTCGCACGCAGCTTTCATTATTTCTGTCCTTTCTGGATAATCACGGCTTAAATCGTGCTGTTCTTTCGAATCTATCATCATGTTAAACAACTCAACTGTTGTTTCTTTTTCATCATTTGGAAAATAACTGTAATCCTTTTTCCAAACCAATTTCCAGTCGCCACTGCGCATCGCAATTGAATTCAGGTTAGCCCAAAAAACATCTCGCTCCTGGATTTGCTCATTATTAATTAAAGTTGGTAGCAGCGAGGTACCATCAATTTTACTGTCATTCTCAATTCCACAAAACTCAAGAATAGTAGGCATAAAATCCATTGTCATCATTAGCTCGTCAGTCCTGTGGGGTTTAAATTTCTCAGGATAATAAAAAATAGCCGGCACACGAATTCCTCCTTCGTATAGCGTTGCTTTTGAACCATTGAAATATCCGTTGGCTCCTGGGTATTTATCGGCAGCAACCTGTAAAGCACCATTATCGGAAGTAAAAATGATCATCGTATTTTCCATTATTCCCTGGCGCTCGAGCTCATCGACCAACATTCCTACACCTTCGTCCAGTATTTTAATCATTTCGCGGTACCTGCGCTGGTATTCGTGAACTTCCATGGCTGCACCATTATCGTACATATACGTATCTTCTGTACGTATCGGATCATCATTCCGTCCCTGAATTGGCGTATGAATAGCCGCGTGCGGAACATAAAGGAAAAACGGTTGTCCTTCACTTTCTTTTACAAAATCAACAGCGTATTTATTGATCAAATCGGTAGCGTAACCGGGTTCATTGGCTTTCTCTTTATTGTGCCACCAATCCACTTCGGGAGTAGTATTGTAATGCGAAATAAAATCGACATTACCTTTTAAGAAACCGCGAAACTCGTCGAATCCATGATTTGTAGGGTTGTATTTCATATCCATTCCCATGTGCCACTTTCCAAACACTGCTGTGCGGTATCCGGCTTCCTGAAGCTTTTTAGCAAACGATGGATTTTTTGTTGGATCAAGTCCCTCATCTCCCCCGGTTTCTGAATAAATATGATTTAGTCCGACACGTTGCTGATACGAGCCTGTCATAATTGAAACGCGCGTTGGCGAACAAACCGGTGCGTTGGTATGAAAATTTGTACATACAACTCCATTTGACGCTAGCTTGTCTAAAGCAGGAGTTTCCAAACCAATTCCGCCAAAAGACGTGATTCCTGAATAACCCAGGTCGTCTGCCATTATCAGAATTACATTGGGTTTTTTCGGAGCTTTTGAATCGGCTGCCAAAAGTTTTTGATGACCTAGAAACAGCATTAAAACACACAGAACAATCAAGATTTTGGACAAAGGTTTAGTCATGACATTATAAATTTGTCGTTTTCAAATTTGAACGGATTGATTAATTGAGAGTAAAAGCAGGAAGGAGATTTCCCTTCCTGCATAATTATTTAACTAGTAACCTGGATTATTTTCATTTATGTTACCATTGGCGTCAATTTCTGACTGAGGAATTGCGAAAAGCTTATGTTTATCTGCGGCAGAAATTACTCCTCGTGCTAATGCACTAGAAATAAAAGTTCCGTTTCTAATCATATCTTCTCTTTCTTTCCCTTCAAAGAAAAGTTCGTGAATTCGTTCTTCAAGTATTTTATCTCTGAGACTTTCCTGAGTATAATCGCCAAGTGATATTGAGCTTATACCTGCACGTGTACGAACTTCGTTAATCAAATCTATACTTTCCTGATTTGGGCCACTCAATTCATTCAGTGCTTCTGCTCTTGCCAATATAATGTCAGCATAGCGAATTTCTGGTAAATCAATTCCAGTTTGTGGAGAAAGTGCATTCGGATCTGTTCCGAACTTTACACAAAGTGATTGATCGTTTCCATATCCTTCTCGAACAGGATTTCCTGGATCAAGACTTATATAGCTAGTCTCAAATGCATTTAATCTCGTATCTCCTTCTTCGAACGAATCAAGAAATGAATCATACCAATAGGTTCTAGTGGCAAAAACTGATTCCCCTGGAGGCAATGGGTAATCTTTGGGAAGGTTTAAAGCAGCCAGATATTCAGCATGATTTACAGATTCAGCGGTATGTACCCAGATTAATTCACTATTTCCTTCATTTGCAACACCAAATACATCCATATAATTGTCCTGTAACTCATATACATTTAAATCCATTATAGCTTGGCTCGCATCAGCGACTTTTTGCCATTGCATAGTATTGAGATAATATTTACATAAAAATCCAAGGGTAGCACCTTTGTTTAAACGTCCATACTGAGAAGCAGTAACTGACAAATCTGCAGTTGCTTCATTCAGGTCAGTTTCGATGCGACTCATCATTTCTGCATCAGTAGCTCTCGGAAGTTCCAAATCTGCCGTGTAAGTAGTAGTAAAAATAGGTGTAGTACCGAAATGATTATAAAGAATAGCATACGCTTGTCCGCGCACACCTTTTGCTTCCGCTGTTATTGCTTTAATAAATTCATCACTATAATCTCCACCGTCACTTAATTTATCAAGCACTAAATTAGCATTTCTAATAATAGTGAACAGCTCATTCCATTTGCCGGAAAAATGACCATTATTGGCATCCCATGTAAAATCTTTGAATGGTGCAGCAGTCGCTGCCTCCCAGCTACCTCCAACCCCATAAGCAGAACCGGTCATATAAACACTTACAAAAAAATCTCTTGGATAGTTCAACACAGCAGTATGAAAACTACTGTACATCGAGTAGACCAAAGTACTAAGCCCATCCTCTGTTTGAAGGAATTGATCGGACAATTCAGAGTATACTTCTTCTTCCAGTGGTTCAGTACAACTATATGGAACTGAAAGAACTAGAAATAATATAATTGCTATATAAATTTTATTCTTCATTTTTCTGAGTTTTAAAATTGAACATTTACACCTAACATCCAGGTTCTCGCCAACGGATATGAGCTATAATCGATTTTTACATTACTCTGCCCGAATGCATTTGCTTCAGGATCATAACCTGTATAATCAGTAATTGTGAATAAATTCTGCCCGGAAACGTATACTTTAGCAGAACTAATACCTCCTATTTTTACAGGAACATTATAACTCAATTGAACACTTTTCAGACGGATATATGAAGCATCCTCAATTACAAGATTATTTACTTTGCTACTTGCTCCATAAGCGCTAGAGTTAATTCCTGAAGGCCAAGTCGCATCAGTATTTTCTGGTGTCCATCGATTATCTACCTGATAGCTAAGTTTATTTCTAGTTGCATTACCTGGATACATACTTTCCATGGCCATACCATTTAATAAGTCTGCTCCCTGCTGCCCCTGAATAAAAATATCTAAATCAAAATCTCCGTAAGTAAAAGTATTTCGTAGCCCATAAGTAAAATCAGGATAAGGATCACCTAAGACGACTTGATCTGCTGTTGAAATTTGTCCATCGTTATTAACGTCATCAAAAATGGGGAAGCCTGGTTGAGCGGTTGGTTGGGCAGAACCATCAATTTGAGCTTGATCTTGAAAAATACCGGTAATGCGATAGCCATAATATGATCCTAACGGAAGTCCAGGTTTGAAAATCGCAGTATTACCACCATTTACTTGAATATATCCAGTCTGGATAGATTCAAGATCACCCAGTGAAAGTACTTCATTCTTAATTGCAGATATATTAAATGTTGTATTCCAGTTAAATTTTGATTTAATGATGTTTCTTGAATGAATCATAAATTCAAAACCACCATTTTTCATCGAACCAACATTTCTTAAAATTGAACTATATCCAGAAGATGTCGGTAATGGAAGATTTAACAACATATCTGTTGTTTTCTTTTTAAAATAATCTATCGATCCTGTAATTCGTCCATTCAGAAAACCATAATCAACACCAATGTTAGTCTGTGCTGTGGTTTCCCATTTTAAGTCTGGATTAGCAATTCTAGAAGGTACTGTACCAACAAATGTACTACCGTCAAGAATTGCAGTTCCTCCTGCCTCATAGGTACTTAAAGAGGTATAACTGCCAATTTCCTGATTACCGGTTTGCCCCCAACTTGCACGAAGTTTTAATTCACTAAAAACCTCGGGGACAAAATCTTCTTCAGCTAGTTTCCACCCCAATGCAAATGATGGGAAATAACCATACTTATTATTTTCACCAAAACGGGAAGAGCCATCTGCCCTAATCGAAGCAGTTAAAAGAAAATTATAGATTGAATAATTGACACGTCCAAGATAAGAAAGTAATGTATTTGATTCCTTATGACTTGCAACACCTGCATTACTTGGATCTCCAAGTCCCAGATTATTAGTCATTAAATCATCAGATGGGAAATTACTAGTTCCAGCGGAAAAACTTTTTAGCATAAATTCTTGATATGTCACACCACCCAATACATTCAGATATTGGTTTTCATTAATCGTCTTATTATAATTCATGGTGTACTCAGCCAAAATATTTGAACGACTAAGTGAAGCAATATTTGCAAATCCTTTTGCGGCAACTCCTCGAATTGTTTTTGTAGAGTTATACAGATCTCTGCGCATATTTTGATTGTCAAATCCAACATTCAATTTTGCACTTAAATCTTCAACAATTTCATATTCTAACGTAGTATTTCCGAACATCCTGTTGGTTTCGCTTTTACTTGAGATTCCATAAATAACACTCATTGGGTTATTTATTGTAAGCTCACTAGAACGGAAAAATGTACCATCCTCATTGTATACAGGTAAGGTAGGGTCGTACCATATTGCATCATATACTGCTCCTGCTGATTCATTGGTTTGAACCCCTCCAATATAATTATCGCTATTCTCTCTACTATTATTAAGATTCAAACCAAATTTTAGTTTCTCTCCTATTTGTTGGTCCAAATTGACCCTGGCTATATATCTTTTAACGCCTGTCTCCTTAACTACACCATCCTGGTCAAAGTAATTTAGCGAAACATAAAATTTAGTTTTTTCTACACCTCCAGACATTGACAGGTTATGACTTTGCATTGGCGCAACTTTATAAATTTGATCTTGCCAATCTGTCCCTGCACCAATAGCAGAAATATCTGAAGCAGAAAACCGAGGATCAAGTCCTTGCTCTGCAGCCATCTCATTAAATGTGCTTATGTATTCAGAAGCAGATAAAACATCTACCTTTTTCGTTATAGACTGTAACCCAGCATAAGCATCATAACTAAACTTAATTCCGTGTGATCCCTTTTTAGTTGTAATTAGGACAACTCCATTAGCTCCACGTGAACCGTATATTGCAGTTGCTGATGCATCCTTAAGAATCTCGATTGATTGAATATCATTAGGGTTTAGTGCATTTAAAGGATTTTTTGCGTTGAGGTTAGCCCCCACTTCTGCAACCTGTGAGGTGCTTGACCCCGTTAGTCCTTCACCGTTATCAATTGGCAAGCCATCAATAACATATAAAGGTTCATTCCCTGCATTTACTGAACTTGCTCCACGAATTCGAATAGATAAACCCCCACCGGGTTCATTTGACGCCTGTGTAACCTGAACTCCAGCAATACGCCCCTGCATCGCCTGATCAACTGAAGATATCGCTCCACGGTTTAAATCTTCACTCTTTACTGATGAAACAGAGCCTGTTAAATCGCTCTTTTTAACCGTACCGTAACCAATAGCTACGACTTCTTCCAGACCAATCGTTTCTTCGATCATTACAATATCGATTGTGGACTGTCCGTTAACTACAACTTCATGCTGCTTCATGCCAACAAACGAGAATTGCAATGTTGCATCGGACGGTACATTTACGATTGTATATTTACCATCAAAATCGGTAATTGTTCCCTGGGTAGTTCCTTTTATTACTACCGACACACCGGGAAGTGGCTCATCATTCGTATCTTGTACCACCCCGCTAACAGTGATTTGCTGGTCGCCACTATCTGCGACCGCATCGGTTCGTAATGCAATCTGCCGGTTATTTATTTTATAACTCACATTAGCATCTTCAAACAATTCATCAAGTATTTCGGTAATCACTTTATCTTCCACAGAGATACTAACCTTACGGTTTACATCAACCTTACCTGTTTCGTACATGAAATAAAATTCCGATTGATTTTCAATACTTGTAAGTACATCCTTGACAGTAACATCCCTAAAGTCTAGATTAAGTTTGGTCGTTTGAGAATAAGAATTAATTGCGAAGGAGTTATACACGAAAACCAGTAAAATAAATACAGTTGTTTTCATAATCCTAAATAATTTGGATTTCCATAGTGTACCCAATACGGAAACCACAGATAAATGTTTTTTTTTCATAAATTTGTTTTGTTTTGGATTTAGTATTCAAAATTCAAAGTACCTCGGAGTTGCAATAATTGAGGTATAAGAAATGAAGGGGATGTTGGAAGCATCTCCTTTTTCTTTTCATAAGTTTAGCATTTTGTTACATAGGCATTTGTTTTTTTAGTTTAATGAGACAATTACTTTTGAAATTATTTTTGGATTTTTGCTGTAGATGATGTTGTATTTTATCCCACAAGAGAACTGAATCAGGTCAAAAATATCTTCAAGACTTTCATCCATAATTGTGGCGTTAAATACAAATTCGTTTATGTTTTTGTCTGTTATTTCAATATCTATATCGTACCAGCTTTCCAGTTTTTTAAACACTGCATCCATCGAATCGTCTTCAAAAACAAGTAGACCTTCCCGCCATGCCGTGTATTTGTATGTATCTACCTTAATTATGCGAAGCTCGTTATTAACTTCATCAAAACTGGCCTTTTCGCCTGGAACTAGCATTACATTTTCAAAACGTTTGGCCTTATGTGAGAGCTCCACACTTCCCTCTTCCAATATGACATCCAGACTATTCTCTGTTGAATATGTATTAACATTAAAAGAAGTGCCATACACTTTTACTTTTACCGATTCGCACGAAACTTCAAAAGGATGAGTTGTACTTTTAGCCACCTCAAAATATGCCTCACCTTTTAAATCTACCGTTCGGTTAGTTGAGAAGAAATTATTGGAATAAGTAAGCGATGTAGCTGAATTTAGATGAACCACAGAACTATCAGGCAGAATAACCGTGGAAGATTCGCCCCGTTTGGTTTGGATGGTAGTTAAAAAAGTTTGAGGCACTATTTCCTCTACTGAGGACCTCAAATAATTTGATGTCACTCCTCCTATTCCCAAAATCAGAAAAATAACAGCAATCACTTTCCAACGAAAAAGAATTATTCTCTGACGTTTGTTCTCTATTCTTTGCTGTAATAATTTCCAGGAAGATACTTCATTATACTCATCCAATTTTTCCAATTCGGAAACCAGTTGTTGCTCATCTCTTAATTCTTCAAATAATTCTTTATGACGGACATCTTCGTCTAACCAGTCTTTGATCTTCCCCTCCTCCTCAACAGAAGCATTCTTCATAAGAACCTTTCCTATTAAATTACCAGTTTCTATTGATTTGTTAATATTGCTTGTCATCCGATGTCCTATTTAAAGATTGTCTTTATATATAAAACGACAAGAATTAGGTTTGGGACTACAAGAAATTAATAAAAAAATAAGATTAAATCACATACTTCTGATTATGTGATACTTAAGAGTATTATATTTTTAAGATACTACGAAATAGAAAGAATATAAAAAATAAAATTCCGAATCTTCTCACGTAGAATTTTATAGGCACGTTGCTTGTAAGTTTTTACCGTATTTAGTTTAATACCAAGTTTTTCAGCAATCTCTTTATTCGACTTATCATTAAGCGCCATTAGAATAACCTTCTTCTCCATTGATGACAGGGTTCCAATTTGCTGATGAATATAGCTATACACCTCTTGCTTTAAAACACTCTCTAAAAAAAAATCCTTGGTTTCTATAATTCTCGTTTGTAATTCAATGAATTTACTTTTAACCCGCTCATGTTTTATTTTATCTAAACACGAATTACGTATAGAGGTATAAAAAAATGTCTTTACTGTATCTAAGTTTGTGAACTCATTATCTAACTCCCAGAAGGCAATGAAACTTTCCTGAACTATATCTTCAATTTCATATTCATCTGTAATAAAATGTGCGGCGTAAGAACAAAATGAAGAATAATTATGATAATAAAATTCTCGAAGAAGAATATTATCACCACCTTTTAGTTTTATTTTGTAGTTAGTTTCGTTAGTTATCATATCTTCAATTTACTGAAGAGCTTCAAAAATAAGGACATTTTATCCAAATCAAACGGTGTTCTACAACATGTCAACTTATTGTAAAATAATTCCCGTGTATTATTTTACAATAAGCAATCAGAACGATAAATTATAAGGATCATTTCATCACATTATTCATTTTATTAATTAAATCCAATATCATACTCTCTGAGATTCTTCCCCCCGATAGCGAAATAACCTTCTTCAATGGCATCTCCATCATCGATGCTTCGCTCATTTTTTGTTGTTTGATGGCCGCTTCTTTTTCAACTTCCGATAAGCCTTCCATACTTACTCTTGACTGAGACATTTTTCGGATTCCCGCAACGAAATCGGCTCCAAAAGGATGCACCGCCAAATCGCCAATGGTTGAGTTTATATCGTAGGTTTGATAATACTTTTGTGTTACATTTAAATTGATCTTTTTAGCCAAACGAATATCTTGCGATGAACTACCAATCAGAATTTCAAATTCCCCGGAATCGGCTTTCCAACTGTTGTATTTTGTGCTGTAATACTGGAAATCGCGTGGTTCCACTTTAAATGTTACCTCCTTCTCTTCGCCTTGTCTCAAATAGATTTTCTCAAAACCTTTTAGTTCTTTTACTGGTCTTAAAACTTCGCTTTCAACATCCTTAATATACAACTGAACCACCTCTTTGCCATCGTACTTACCCGTGTTTTTAATCTTACATTGGATGGTCAGATTTTCGTTATCTGTAAAATCTTCTTTATTAACTTGCAAACCAGAATATTCGAAATTGGTATACGAAAGACCAAAGCCAAAAGGGAATAAAGGTTCAATCTCTTTCGTATCATAATAGCGATAACCAACAAAAATGCCTTCGTTGTAAATGGACTTCCGGTTTTCTCCGGGCCAGGAAAGGTAAGATGGCGTGTCACTCAACTTCTTTGGAAATGTTTCGGTTAATTTACCTGAAGGATTAACCTCGCCCAACAACACATCTGCAATGGCCGAGCCCCCTGCCTGTCCTCCAAGATATGCTTCAAGAACTCCATCTACATTCTCTACCCAGGGCATTGCAACCGGAGATCCGTTTTGCAAAACCACTACCACTTTGTTTGACACTTCGAACACTCTTTCGATGAGCTTATTGTGTCCTTCTGGCATGTCCAGTGTTTCACGATCAAATCCTTCCGATTCATAACTATCGGGCAAACCCGCCAAAATAATTATGATATCCGCTTCTTTTGCAATCTCTACTGCATCGTTAAGAAGACTATCGTTGGTTTCTCCGAGTTTATTGTATCCACCTGAATAAAGAATGACAAACTGTGCATCTTCATATTGCTTCATTGCATCTAAAAAATTATCCAAACGTGTTGGATTTACCAGCGAACTACCGGCTCCCTGGAATCGTGGAGCTTTTGCAAACTCACCAATAATTGCGATTTTTTGTTTTTGGGTTTTATCGATTGGAAGTACATTTCGATCATTTTTCAGCAAAACCATCCCTTCCGATGCAATTTGACGGGCCAAA comes from uncultured Draconibacterium sp. and encodes:
- a CDS encoding glycoside hydrolase family 3 C-terminal domain-containing protein produces the protein MNTNFLFIISILFIKVVGLAQNVDIDKLVSQLTLEEKALLCAGKGMWQTQEIERLGIPSIFLTDGPHGVRINEGTDFTKPSVKATCFPTASLAASTWDKDLLYKMGQALGDESNHYGVQMLLGPGINIKRSPLGGRNFEYFSEDPIVSGKLASAYINGVQSKGVGTSVKHFAANNQEFERMLTSSEVDERTLREIYLRVFEIVVKEAQPTSVMCAYNKINGIYCTENQWLISDILRNEFGYEGLCVTDWGAVNERVEGIKAGLDLQMPGDGGMNAAKIVEAVKAGSLTEEELNEVVKRNLQLIVNLSENRNIEQTFDEEANHNLARQIASEGMVLLKNDRNVLPIDKTQKQKIAIIGEFAKAPRFQGAGSSLVNPTRLDNFLDAMKQYEDAQFVILYSGGYNKLGETNDSLLNDAVEIAKEADIIIILAGLPDSYESEGFDRETLDMPEGHNKLIERVFEVSNKVVVVLQNGSPVAMPWVENVDGVLEAYLGGQAGGSAIADVLLGEVNPSGKLTETFPKKLSDTPSYLSWPGENRKSIYNEGIFVGYRYYDTKEIEPLFPFGFGLSYTNFEYSGLQVNKEDFTDNENLTIQCKIKNTGKYDGKEVVQLYIKDVESEVLRPVKELKGFEKIYLRQGEEKEVTFKVEPRDFQYYSTKYNSWKADSGEFEILIGSSSQDIRLAKKINLNVTQKYYQTYDINSTIGDLAVHPFGADFVAGIRKMSQSRVSMEGLSEVEKEAAIKQQKMSEASMMEMPLKKVISLSGGRISESMILDLINKMNNVMK
- a CDS encoding sulfatase-like hydrolase/transferase; protein product: MTKPLSKILIVLCVLMLFLGHQKLLAADSKAPKKPNVILIMADDLGYSGITSFGGIGLETPALDKLASNGVVCTNFHTNAPVCSPTRVSIMTGSYQQRVGLNHIYSETGGDEGLDPTKNPSFAKKLQEAGYRTAVFGKWHMGMDMKYNPTNHGFDEFRGFLKGNVDFISHYNTTPEVDWWHNKEKANEPGYATDLINKYAVDFVKESEGQPFFLYVPHAAIHTPIQGRNDDPIRTEDTYMYDNGAAMEVHEYQRRYREMIKILDEGVGMLVDELERQGIMENTMIIFTSDNGALQVAADKYPGANGYFNGSKATLYEGGIRVPAIFYYPEKFKPHRTDELMMTMDFMPTILEFCGIENDSKIDGTSLLPTLINNEQIQERDVFWANLNSIAMRSGDWKLVWKKDYSYFPNDEKETTVELFNMMIDSKEQHDLSRDYPERTEIMKAACEEWWNEVTKGTELEGISFLEYRFKFDLSKLPKKS
- a CDS encoding sigma-70 family RNA polymerase sigma factor — translated: MITNETNYKIKLKGGDNILLREFYYHNYSSFCSYAAHFITDEYEIEDIVQESFIAFWELDNEFTNLDTVKTFFYTSIRNSCLDKIKHERVKSKFIELQTRIIETKDFFLESVLKQEVYSYIHQQIGTLSSMEKKVILMALNDKSNKEIAEKLGIKLNTVKTYKQRAYKILREKIRNFIFYILSIS
- a CDS encoding TonB-dependent receptor, with product MKTTVFILLVFVYNSFAINSYSQTTKLNLDFRDVTVKDVLTSIENQSEFYFMYETGKVDVNRKVSISVEDKVITEILDELFEDANVSYKINNRQIALRTDAVADSGDQQITVSGVVQDTNDEPLPGVSVVIKGTTQGTITDFDGKYTIVNVPSDATLQFSFVGMKQHEVVVNGQSTIDIVMIEETIGLEEVVAIGYGTVKKSDLTGSVSSVKSEDLNRGAISSVDQAMQGRIAGVQVTQASNEPGGGLSIRIRGASSVNAGNEPLYVIDGLPIDNGEGLTGSSTSQVAEVGANLNAKNPLNALNPNDIQSIEILKDASATAIYGSRGANGVVLITTKKGSHGIKFSYDAYAGLQSITKKVDVLSASEYISTFNEMAAEQGLDPRFSASDISAIGAGTDWQDQIYKVAPMQSHNLSMSGGVEKTKFYVSLNYFDQDGVVKETGVKRYIARVNLDQQIGEKLKFGLNLNNSRENSDNYIGGVQTNESAGAVYDAIWYDPTLPVYNEDGTFFRSSELTINNPMSVIYGISSKSETNRMFGNTTLEYEIVEDLSAKLNVGFDNQNMRRDLYNSTKTIRGVAAKGFANIASLSRSNILAEYTMNYNKTINENQYLNVLGGVTYQEFMLKSFSAGTSNFPSDDLMTNNLGLGDPSNAGVASHKESNTLLSYLGRVNYSIYNFLLTASIRADGSSRFGENNKYGYFPSFALGWKLAEEDFVPEVFSELKLRASWGQTGNQEIGSYTSLSTYEAGGTAILDGSTFVGTVPSRIANPDLKWETTAQTNIGVDYGFLNGRITGSIDYFKKKTTDMLLNLPLPTSSGYSSILRNVGSMKNGGFEFMIHSRNIIKSKFNWNTTFNISAIKNEVLSLGDLESIQTGYIQVNGGNTAIFKPGLPLGSYYGYRITGIFQDQAQIDGSAQPTAQPGFPIFDDVNNDGQISTADQVVLGDPYPDFTYGLRNTFTYGDFDLDIFIQGQQGADLLNGMAMESMYPGNATRNKLSYQVDNRWTPENTDATWPSGINSSAYGASSKVNNLVIEDASYIRLKSVQLSYNVPVKIGGISSAKVYVSGQNLFTITDYTGYDPEANAFGQSNVKIDYSSYPLARTWMLGVNVQF
- a CDS encoding RagB/SusD family nutrient uptake outer membrane protein, which encodes MKNKIYIAIILFLVLSVPYSCTEPLEEEVYSELSDQFLQTEDGLSTLVYSMYSSFHTAVLNYPRDFFVSVYMTGSAYGVGGSWEAATAAPFKDFTWDANNGHFSGKWNELFTIIRNANLVLDKLSDGGDYSDEFIKAITAEAKGVRGQAYAILYNHFGTTPIFTTTYTADLELPRATDAEMMSRIETDLNEATADLSVTASQYGRLNKGATLGFLCKYYLNTMQWQKVADASQAIMDLNVYELQDNYMDVFGVANEGNSELIWVHTAESVNHAEYLAALNLPKDYPLPPGESVFATRTYWYDSFLDSFEEGDTRLNAFETSYISLDPGNPVREGYGNDQSLCVKFGTDPNALSPQTGIDLPEIRYADIILARAEALNELSGPNQESIDLINEVRTRAGISSISLGDYTQESLRDKILEERIHELFFEGKEREDMIRNGTFISSALARGVISAADKHKLFAIPQSEIDANGNINENNPGY
- a CDS encoding FecR domain-containing protein — encoded protein: MKNASVEEEGKIKDWLDEDVRHKELFEELRDEQQLVSELEKLDEYNEVSSWKLLQQRIENKRQRIILFRWKVIAVIFLILGIGGVTSNYLRSSVEEIVPQTFLTTIQTKRGESSTVILPDSSVVHLNSATSLTYSNNFFSTNRTVDLKGEAYFEVAKSTTHPFEVSCESVKVKVYGTSFNVNTYSTENSLDVILEEGSVELSHKAKRFENVMLVPGEKASFDEVNNELRIIKVDTYKYTAWREGLLVFEDDSMDAVFKKLESWYDIDIEITDKNINEFVFNATIMDESLEDIFDLIQFSCGIKYNIIYSKNPKIISKVIVSLN